The nucleotide sequence GAAGCATTCCTGGCGGAACAATCGGCCGGCCAATTGCGGGCGGTTTGATCGATCCCCGATCCGTTCCAACCCATCCTTCTTTTCTTTTTCAGGTTAGAGCCTTTACCGTCATGACCAAGTCAGCATTGATCACCGGGATCACCGGCCAAGACGGCAGTTACCTTGCGGAACTGTTGTTGGAAAAAGGGTACACGGTGCACGGGTTGGTGCGTCGAAGCAGCACGTTTTCGACCGAACGGATCGATCACATCTATCAAGACGTGCACGACAACCCGAACCTATTGCTGCACTACGGTGACCTGACCGACGGGCAAGCGTTGACCAACTTGGTGTTGGATATCCAGCCCGATGAGATCTACAACTTGGGTGCCCAAAGTCACGTCCGCGTTTCGTTCGACCAGCCGGTTTATACGCTGCAGGCCGTCGGCGTCGGCGCGTTGAATGTCTTGGAAGCCGCCCGGTTGCTGGACAAGCAAAAATCGGTGCGTGTCTATCAAGCCAGCAGTAGCGAAATGTACGGCGACGTGATGGAAACGCCGCAGAAAGAAACGACGCCGTTCAACCCGCAATCGCCCTACGCTTGTGCAAAGGTTTACGCGTTCCATCAAACCGTCAACTATCGTCGCAGTTACGACTTGTACGCCAGCAACGGCATCCTGTTCAACCACGAATCGGAACGTCGGGGCGAAACGTTTGTGACGCGAAAGATCACGCGTGCCGCCGGCCGGATCAAAGTCGGTCTGCAAGACAAACTGTACTTGGGCAACATGGACGCCAAGCGAGACTGGGGTTACGCCAAAGACTATGTCGAAGGCATGTGGCGCATCCTGCAGCACAGCGAACCGGATGACTTTGTCCTGGCCACCGGCCGCACCGAAACGGTTCGCGATTTCTGTCGTCTGGTCTTCGAACAACTGGACATGAATTACGAAGACCACGTGGAGATCGATCCGCGTTACTTCCGGCCCGCCGAAGTCGAATTGTTGCTGGGTGATTGCACCAAGGCGAAAGAAAAGTTGGGCTGGACGGCCACGACGGATCTGGAGGAATTGGCTCGCATCATGACCCAGCACGATTACGAGCTGGCCCAACGCGAAGCCCATTCGAAGACCTTCGTGCCGAACTAGGTTCGGCGTCCCGTTTGCGGGATGTCTGAAAGCTGGTTGAGGATTCTGAAATTGCCGCGAGATGGCGGCAAGGTTTGCGGTATCGCAACCGGTCGTGTCCGGCCTGGGCACCGCTTAGGGCGGACGCTACGATTGCGCCATGGCAAAGAAGAAGAATTCCAACACCGGATTTGAGTACGTCGAACCCATCGGGGATCGTGTGTTGGTTCGCAAAGACGAACCGAAACGCGAAACCCGTGGCGGCATCGCGCTTCCCGATGCGGCGGAGATCCCGACGATCACCGGTCGCATCGTGACGATCAGCGCGGTGGTCGAAAACGACGACGAATTGCCGCTTCGCCAGTACGACAAGATCTTGTTCCACCCTAAAAACGCGATCCCGGTGGATTTGGAGCACGACAACCAGTTGTTCGTGATCCCGGTGGAAGATGTGGTGGCGGTGTTCCGCCGCGACCCGCCTGCCGAATAGTCCACCAGCACGTGGATCCGAGTCATCGCTGGTGTCTGCTGGCGGCAATTCGGACCGGCCCCGAGTGAACCGCCAGATCGCGGGTCGTCTCCTTTCTTT is from Crateriforma conspicua and encodes:
- the gmd gene encoding GDP-mannose 4,6-dehydratase; amino-acid sequence: MTKSALITGITGQDGSYLAELLLEKGYTVHGLVRRSSTFSTERIDHIYQDVHDNPNLLLHYGDLTDGQALTNLVLDIQPDEIYNLGAQSHVRVSFDQPVYTLQAVGVGALNVLEAARLLDKQKSVRVYQASSSEMYGDVMETPQKETTPFNPQSPYACAKVYAFHQTVNYRRSYDLYASNGILFNHESERRGETFVTRKITRAAGRIKVGLQDKLYLGNMDAKRDWGYAKDYVEGMWRILQHSEPDDFVLATGRTETVRDFCRLVFEQLDMNYEDHVEIDPRYFRPAEVELLLGDCTKAKEKLGWTATTDLEELARIMTQHDYELAQREAHSKTFVPN
- a CDS encoding co-chaperone GroES, with amino-acid sequence MAKKKNSNTGFEYVEPIGDRVLVRKDEPKRETRGGIALPDAAEIPTITGRIVTISAVVENDDELPLRQYDKILFHPKNAIPVDLEHDNQLFVIPVEDVVAVFRRDPPAE